A stretch of DNA from Noviherbaspirillum sedimenti:
CGCCGGAAGGCATTGAGCACGTGTTGGCGCAAGACCTGGCGCAACGCCTGCAAGTCAAGGCGGTTGCCGTGCAGGGCGATGCCGGCAAGGGCGCAGACCAGTTGAAGTCACACAAGCTGGACGTGCTGCTGGCAGTAGCACCGGCAAATCATTCCCAACGCGCCGCTACCGTCACTGCCACCGTGCCGACCGGCTATGTGGCGGCACCCATGGCGATCATGCGCATCGATACCACCATCAAGACCTGGGAACAGTTGAAGGGCCACACGGTGTGCGTGCCCCAAGGCGGGCGCTACGCCGGACTTGCGGCGCGCCACGGCGCCATCGAAAAGCCGTACAAGGCGCCGGCCGATGCCCTGCTGGGATTGCGCATCGGTGCCTGCGACGCGACCATCCACGATGCTGCCCTGCTGGAAGAACTGCTCAAACTGCCGGAGTGGAAAAAGTTTTCCGCGCGGCTGCAGGCCGGCGTAGGCGCCGGCGCGCCGCTCGAAATCGTGCTGCCGGCGGGTGATGACAAGGCCCGCGCCTACTTTCAACAAGTGGCGAAGGAGTGGCAGGCCGGCAGCACCCTGCAGCAGCAATTGCGGCTGATGGCGCGCAATATCGCTTTCGAGGTTTATCTCGACCAGGACGTACCGGACTGCCATTGAGCGCTACTGTGCACCGTCGGGCCTCCTGAACGCGGCCTTCCCCTACTCCAGGTATTGCGCATTCCAGCGTCGGTACATCTCATACGCCGCCGCCTTCATCGCATACTTGTCGGCGTAATCCTTCGGATCCATTGGATCGTACACATAGAAGTTGGCGCGGTTGTTGACCGCGCTTGTCATGTGGCGGATCTTGTCCGGCAGGGTGTAGGGCGGCTGCCATTCGAAATCGTCCTGCGCTTCGTAATGCAGGAAGACCGGCAGGATCGGCATGCCGGTGCGCATCGACACCTCGAAGGCCCCCGACTTGAATTCAGTATGCAGGCGCCGCCCCTTGCAGCCGCCCTCCGGATACAGCGCAATATTCTGCCCGCCATTGACGGCATCGACCATGATCTGCACCGATTGCTGGCGCGAGGCCGGATCGTCGCGATCGACGTACAGGGTCCCGGCGGCGTGACTGATGCGGCCGACGATGAACCAGTCCTGTATCTGCAGCTTGGCTAATGAAACCACATTGAACAGCGCCGGGATGCCGATATCCTCGAAGGCGCTCGGGTGGTTGGCGACCAGGATGTAGCGCTGCGGCAGGGGCTTGCGGTTTTTCTGGTGCAGGCGCAGGTCAACATCGAGCGCGCGCACGAAGGCGCGGCACCAGGGATGGAACAGGCGCGCCACTGGATGCCGGCCTGGCCAGGGCAGCCAGGTCAGCAGGTACAGCAGTGCGGTGAATACAATGAAATCGAGCCAGCCGGCGATTTTTCGCAAGAGGCGCAGCATTGGCAGCATCCGGTGACCCCTGTGTTGTGTCGGTTCAATGATACCCGAGGATCAGGGCAATCCCGTCACGCGGCCTCCCTTTGCAAACTATTACAAGGATTGGCCGGAATTGCAATGGCCGGGCAGTTCGGAAATCACCCAGGCCCGGAACAGCGCCATGCTGGCTTCCTTGAGATCGTTACGGTGCCAGACCAGGTAATAGCTGAAGGCGCCGCGCGCGCTGATGTCGAACAGGCGGACCAGTCGTTGCGAGCGCAAATGCTCCTGCACCAGGAGCGACCTTGCCAGGGCGATCCCCTGTCCCGCCAGCGCCGCCTGAATGGTGTGGGTGAGATCGTTGAAAGCAAGGGAGTTTGCCGGTTCACCGGGTGGGAGCCCCGCCTTTTTGAACCAGTCGCGCCAGGAAATGACGGAATGCCGCAGCAGCGCATGCTGTTTCAGGTTGTGCAGCGAAATTCCCGGGTGCGCCTGGAGGAATGCCGGACTGCAGACAGGGAATACCTCTTCATCGAGCAATTTGATTTTTTCGACCCCGCGCCAGTTGCCATCGCCATAGCGCAAACCCATGTCAACCGTGTCGTCGTCAAGGATGCCGAGGTCGGGCGTGGTCCGGATATGCAGGACAATGTCGGGGTGCATCTGCTTGAATTTCGTCAGGTGCGGAATCAGCCAGTTTTCGGCGATCGGCGCCGTCACTTCCAGTGTCAGGATGTGCGCTGCATCCTCTTGTCCGGGATCGTCCGGAAACATGTCTTCCAGCGCATCCAGAATCTCGCGGACCTTGCCGGCGAGATTGCGGCCCGCTTCTGTCAGCAGCATGGCATTGCCGGAACGGTAAAACAGCGGGTAGCCGACGCGTTTTTCCAGCGCGCGGATTTGCTGGCTGACCGCGCTGTGCGTGATGAACAATTCTTGCGCCGCCGCCGAAAAACCGCTCAGGCGTGCGGCTGCCTCGAATGCGCGCAGCATGGAAATGGGCGGCAATTTTCTAAACATGATCCTGCTGTGCAGATCGGGTTGGCAATACCGGGATGTTAGTTCTGATTACATCCAGAGTCAAAATAACTCGTTCGCCTTCGGCTGCCCAAAGCCGCACACTGAACTTCTTCTTTATATCCATGCGGAGCGGTGACGTGAAAAAGCGGGTAGCGATCGGATTATTGAGCGTGCAATTATGCGCAGCGCTGTTATGGATTTATCTGGTCTGGGGCAGCACCTACCTGTCCAACCGGATTGCGCTGGAAAGCATGCCGCCTTTCCTCATTTCCGGCATCCGCTTCCTGATTGCCGGCGGCGCTTTGCAGATGATCTGCCTGCTGTCCGGGGGGAAGCTGCCCGGCGCCCGCGACTGGCTGGCGGCCGCCGTGCCGGGCGTGCTGATGATCGCCATCGGCCAGGGATCGATGGTCTATGCGGGGCAGACGCTCCCCTCCGGGATCGTGGCCTTGCTGTTTGCCCTGCTGCCGATCTGGACAACGTTGATGCAGTGGGCTTTGCCCGGTGGCGCGTGCCCAGGCGCCGGCATCCTGGTCGGGCTGGCGCTCGGCAGCGCCGGCATGGCCTTGCTCGTTAGCGGCGGCAATGGCGGCCTTGGGGCGCAGTGGCCGATGGGGGCGCTCGCGACGGTAGTCGCCGGCACGCTTTCCTGGGCGGTGGCGGCCCTGTATGTCAAACGCTCTTCGCGCCAAGGCTCCGCCTTGCAAGCATCGGCAATGCAGATGCTGACCGGCGGCGCTTGCCTGATGCTGTTTGCCGCGCTGAACGGAGAATGGCAAACCTTCTCCTTCGCTCAGGTCACTTCGCGCTCGGGCCTGGCGATGGCTTACCTGGTGGTGGTCGCCAGCGTGATTACGTATCCGGTCTATAACTGGCTGGTGAAAGCGGCTTCGCCCACCCTGATGGCGACATTTGCCTTCGTCAATCCAGTCGTCGCGCTCTACTTGGGATGGCTGGTGTTCGATGAAAAAATGAGCACCATGACGGTTCTCTCTTCCGTGCTGATCCTGCTCGGGGTGATCGCGATTACCTGGACGCAGGCGCTCGCAAGCCGCTCCACCGGGCCGGGCTTGCCGGTGAAAATGGCGGGCGTCGGCGGCCTGCAGGCGTCCAGGACCTGATCCGCCCTCGCATCGCCGCAGATTATACTGTCATTGCATACAGTATAATCTGCGGATCATGATTTCCTTTGCTGCATTGCCTGACCGGGAATGGCCGCTTTTTTCGCATGAAGCGCGCCGCATCGCCCACCTGGATATGGATGCCTTCTATGCGTCCGTAGAGCTGTTGCGCTATCCGGAATTGCGCGGCCAGCCGGTCGTCATCGGCGGCCGTTCGGTGGATCAGCCGGTGCTTCAGCCAGATGGCACCCGGCGCTTTGCGAAGCTGCGTGACTACACCGGGCGCGGCGTCGTCACCACCTCCACCTACGAAGCGCGCGCCCTGGGCGTTTTTTCCGCAATGGGGCTGATGAAAGCTGCGCAGCTGGCGCCCGACGCCATTCTTTTACCGGTGGATTTCGACGCCTATCGTCATTACTCGCGGCTGTTCAAGATTGCGGTCGCAGGCATTGCACCGCATATCGAAGACCGCGGCATCGATGAAATCTATATCGATCTGAGCGAGCAGCCCGAAGACACCAGTTCGCTGGCCCGGCGCATCAAGCAATCGGTGCGCGACGCGACAGGCCTGTCGTGTTCGATTGGCGTCGCGCCCAACAAGCTGCTGGCGAAGATCTGTTCCGACCTTGAGAAGCCGGATGGCACGACCATTCTTTCGATTGCCGATATACCGGGCCGGATCTGGCCGCTGCCGGTCCGTAAAATCAATGGCATCGGCCCCAAGGCTAATGGCAAACTCGAGGCGCTTGGCATTCGCACGATTGAAGAACTGGCCAGGGTAAAACCTGAACTGCTTCAGGAACATTTCGGCCGCAGCTATGCCGCCTGGCTGCTTAATGTAGCGCAGGGTATCGATGACCGCTCAGTCGTTACCCGCTCCGAGCCCAAGTCGATCAGCCGTGAGACGACATTTGAACGCGACCTGCATGCCCGTCATGACCGCCAAAGCCTGTCCGGCATTTTCACGGCATTATGTGAGCGGATCGCCGAAGACCTGCGCCGCAAGGGCTACGTTGGCCGTACCATCGGCGTCAAACTGCGCTATGCGGATTTCCAGATCGTTACCCGTGACCTGACCTTGCCGGCGCCGACCGCCGAGGCGGCAAGCATTCGCCAGGCTGCCGGCGAGTGCCTGCGGCGGGTACCGCTGGAGCAGCGCTTCAGGTTGCTCGGCGTACGGGTGAGCGCGCTGTCCAGACCTGATGAACCGCATGGCGAACCTGATTTTTTTCAGACGGAGCTGCCTTTTGCCGACTAGGTGTAGTCGCCGGCTGCCAGATACGTGCTGTGGCAGAACCGGCATGCCTGCGGGGCGATGCCATACCACCTGACTGTTACTACAGCCTCACTTCACCTGCACCTTGAAGTAGTCCGGATTGGGCGGCGGATAGGCCAGTTTCATCCCTTGCATGGTCTCCGCCACCACCGAGGCGATCGCCAGGTTGCGGTGCGACTTGCTGTCGGCCGGAATCACATACCAGGGCGCATCGTCGGTGTCGGTTTCGGTGATCGCCTTTTCATACAGGTTCTGGTAGTCGTCCCAGTACTTGCGTTCTTCCAGGTCGTTCAGGTCGACCTTCCAGTGCTTTTCCGGATCGGCCAGGCGTTCTGCCAGGCGCTGCTTTTGTTCGTCGCGTGAGATGTGCAGGAAGAATTTCAGCAGCACTGTGCCGGTTTCGCTCAGCATGCGCTCGAACTCCTTGATGTGCTGGTAGCGGCGCTTGCATTCCCTGGCGTCGATCTGGCCGTGCACCGCAGGGTATAGCACGTCTTCGTAATGACTGCGGTTGAAGATCACCAGTTCGCGCTGCGCCGGCACTTCGCGGTGGACGCGCCAGAGATAGTCATGCGCGCGTTCAGTGACGCTGGGCGACTTGAAGGAGACGGTACGCACGCCGAGTGGGTCGAGGCGATGGAACACGCCGCGTACCGTGCCATCCTTGCCGCTGGTGTCCATGCCCTGCAGGATCACCAGCAGCTTGCGGCGGTCTTCCGCATAGAAGATGTCCTGCCAGGCGGAGATCTGTTCGGCCAGTTCGGCGGTGCGGCTCAGGTCGGCCGCCTTGTCGTCGCCGGACAGGGGCTTGTCGTTGGCGGCTGTTTCTTTCAGCTTGAGCGGAAGTTTGGCGCGGAGGAGTTGTTGTGCGTTCACGCTGTGGCCCTTTCGATGAAATCGGCTTGCCTGTTTGGCACAGGATAGCGTGTCGTGCGTCATTTGTGTTGCTGTGCTTGCCCCGGCTTTCAGGCGCCGTCGAGCGGCAATGAGGTCTTGTTGAGCACGCGCCGCAGCACGAAGCTGGAATGCACGCCGGTGACGCCTTCGATACGCGTGATCTTGTTGAGTAGCAGCTCCTGGTAGGCATCCATGTCGCGCACCACGACCTTCAACTGGTAATCGGCATCCTGGCCGGTAATCAGCAGGCACTCCAGCACTTCCGGCAGGCCGCCCACGGCGCTTTCGAAATTGACGAAGCGCTCCGGAGTGTGGCGGTCCATCGAGATATGCACCAGCGCCATCAACGTCAGGCCGAGCGCCTTGGCATCCAGCAGCGCGCGGTAACCGAGAATCAGGCCGCTTTCCTCGAGGGTGCGCATGCGTCGCAGGCAGGACGAAGGCGACAGACCGATGCGGTCGGCCAGGTCCTGGTTGCTGATGCGGCCATCCTGTTGCAGGACTTCCAGCAGGTGACGATCGTGGCGGTCCAGTTGCATGGGATTGGGGAGATTTTGTTGTCTTCGAATGAATATTCTTTATTATAGTCATAAATTGCAATTAAATTGCAAAATAACGGAATTTCAACCAATTATTGCAAGCACATTGCGCGGCAGATACGGTAATCTTTCACTTGTCGGTTACCCCGTATAAAGAAAGAAAATCATGACAGCATTTGACCACCGCAAGTATCGCCCGGCCCCCGCAATCAACTTGCCCGACCGCCAGTGGCCGAGCCGCACCATTACCCGTGCGCCGCGCTGGGCTAGCGTTGATCTGCGCGATGGCAACCAGGCCTTGCTGGAGCCGATGAATGTCGGCCAGAAGCAGCGCCTGTGGGCCTTGCTGGTCAAGCTCGGCTTCAAGGAAATTGAGATCGGCTTTCCGTCCGCTTCCCAGCCCGATTACGATTTCGCCCGCTGGCTGATTGAAGCAAAGCAGATTCCCGACGATGTTACGGTGCAGGTGCTGGTGCAGGCGCGCGAGGACTTGATCGTGCGCACTTTTGAAGCCTTGCAGGGTGCGAAGCGCGCCATCGTGCACGTGTATAACTCGACTTCGACCGTGCAGCGCGAGCGCGTCTTCGGTCTCGACCGCGCCGGCATCGCTGATATCGCCCGCCAGGGTGCGGCCATGGTCAAGCGCGAAGCCGACAAGCATCCCGAGTGCGAATGGACCTTCGAGTATTCGGCCGAAAGTTTTTCCAATACCGAGATGGATTTCGTCGTCGAGGTGTGCGAGGCGGTGATGGATGTATGGCAGCCGACCGCGGCCAAACCCTGCATCATCAACCTGCCCTCCACCGTCGAGAGCAGCACGCCGAACGTGTATGCCGACCAGGTCGAATATTTCGCCACCCACATCAGCCGGCGCGATGCGCTGATCCTGTCGGTGCACACGCATAACGACCGCGGCTGCGGCGTGGCTGCCGCCGAGCTGGCCGTGCTGGCCGGTGCCGACCGCGTCGAAGGCACCCTGTTCGGCAACGGCGAGCGCACCGGCAACATGGACATCACCACCATGGCGATGAACCTGTACAGCCAGGGCATCGATCCCGAGCTCGACCTGTCCAATCCCGACGAAATCATCGCCGTTACCACCGAATGCACCGGCATCGCCCTGCATCCGCGTCATCCGTGGTTCGGCGAGCTGGTGTACACGGCGTTTTCCGGCAGCCACCAGGATGCCATCCGCAAGTGCCTGCACCAGCAAAAGGAAGACGAAGCGTGGCAGGTGGCCTACCTGCCGATCGACCCGAAGGACCTCGGTCGTGATTACCAGGCGGTGATCCGTGTCAACAGCCAGTCGGGCAAGGGCGGTGTCGCCTTCGTGCTGGAGCGCGACTATGGCCTGGTGCTGCCGCGCTGGCTGCAGGTCGAGCTGGCGCAGGTGGTGCAGAAGGCCAGCGAAGCGGTCAGCGGCGAGATCGACAGCGCCAGCATCCATGCGCTGTTCCGCCAGCATTTCGTCGCCGATAGCGGCGCGCTCGCCTTGCAGGGATACCAGATCCGGCATGAAGGCGGTCATGATGCCGTCGATGCGACGGTGGACGAGAAGGGCGTCAGCTGCCAGTTGCGCGGCGAAGGCGAAGGCGCCCTGTCTGCCTTCATCAATGCGCTGATGCGCTATAGCGGCCGGCAGATCAACGTGGTCGATTACAGCGAACATGCGATCGGCACCGGCACCGATGCCGAAGCCGCGGCCTACGTGCAGCTGAATATCAATGGTCAGCGCTACTCGGGCGCCGCCTTCGACCATGACACGGTGAGCGCCTCGCTCAAAGCGGTACTGTCGGCATTGAACCGGGCGCGGGCTGCCGGCGGCAGCGACGTACTGGCGGCTTGAAGCGACTGGATTGAAAGGGTGTAATGGAATCGAAGCGGATTGAGGACGATACCCGCGTATCTTCGCCCTGCATCGGGATTTGCCGCATGAACGCATTTACGGGATTATGTGCGGGGTGCGATCGCAGCATGGATGAAATCGTGCAGTGGAGCAGTGCTACGGACGATGAGAAGCGCGCGATTTGGCAGTTGATCAGGCAGCGTCGGCAGGCGCCGCGCTGAAGCCCGGCTGATCGTTCGTTCTTACGCCCCGGCGCCGAGGAACCGGCCCAGCACCGCATTGAATTGCGCCGGTTTTTCCATCGGCAGCGCATGCCGTGCATCGGTGATCACTTCCAGTCGCGCGCCGGCGATCTTCGCCACATACGCTTTCTTCATCGCCAGCGGCGTGTAGTCGCGGTCGGCGGCGATCGCCAGCAGCGGGCAGGCAATTGCGCCGATGCGCTCTGCCACGCTCCAGCCGATCAGCGCGCCGAACGCATGCAGGTAGACTTGCGGGTCGTTGCGCGAAGTCCGCTCGATGAAGCGCTCGCGTTCTGCGCGGTTTTCCGGCTTCGGGAAAAGGTGCGGGCCGATCAGGCCGGCCAGCCTGGCCATGCCCTTGCGCCTGACAATGTAATTGCGCATCCAGACCGCGAATTTTTCCTTGAGGGTGCGTACCGTCGCGTCCGGGCCGCTGTTGACGATGGTGAGCGTTTTCACCAGCGCCGGCTGGTCGAGCGCCAGCTGGAAGGCGACCGCGCCGCCCAGCGAAATGCCGACCACGTGCGCGGCATCGATTCCCAGCCCGCGCAACAGGCCGGCGGTGTCGGCGGCGAACTGCGCGATACTGTAGGGGCCGGCCGGCTTGTCCGACTGGCCATGGCCGCGCAAGTCGAAGCTGATGACCTTGTGGCGCTGCGCGAATGGCGCAATCTGGGCTTCCCAATCCTCCTTGCAGGAACCCAGCCCGTGGATGAATAGCAGCGCAGACCCGTCGCCGTGGACTTCGTATTCGATATCGATGCCGTTGACTGCGATGCGCGCCATGCCGGGTTCTCCCTTTTGTATTTTGTAATCACCGTTCACTATAGTGATTTTGCGGCCGGGCGCCACTAGCCGGGTGGAGAGGCGGCCGGTCTTGACAGGCGCTGTTTTAAGCCGCGCGCCGCCAGCGCGTAGCCGCCGTCGCTGCCATCGACGAAGTGCTGGTGCTGGCCGTTGTAGGACTGGACAATACAGGTCAGCAACGCCAGGCGTGACTTGTGGGTGCCGTAGGCCAGCCGGCCGGCACGGTATTCTCCTTCCAGCCAATCTTCCAGTTGCATGGCCTGGGCATCGCTGCCGTCGATGACCATGCGCAGCATGCCGTCGAACTTGCGGAAATCGGAGTTTTGCACCAGTTCGTCGCGGTAGCGGCTCCAGCGCACGGCTTTGGTGTCGCGCCCCAGCGCGAACAGCAGGCGGCCGGCGAGATTGCCGCACACCATGCGGGCCAGATAATTCAGCCGTTGCAGCGGCGGCCGGCGCTGCGCGCGTACCTGCAGTTCGTGCGAAAGCAGGCGCGGCCGCAGCGCCAGGCGCAGGCGATCGACTCGCAGCGGGTGGTATTGCGCGACATCGCCGTAGATGGCCTCGATCCGTTGCAGCACCCGTCCATAGGTGTCGAGATTGGTTTGCGCATCGGCGGCGGTGGCCGCGACCAGCAGCGCCAGCTTGTGGTCGTTGAAGCTGGGCACGCCCTGCCAGCGGCATTCGAAGCCCTCGAAGCTGCCCTCGGCCGGGCCATCGTCCTCGTTCACCAGCAAGGCGCCGCTGGCGTCGGCCGCCTTGACGCGCCGCTCGGCTTCTTCCCAGCCGCGTCCGGACAGCACGGGTTGCGTCACGTGCGGGGAAATCCGCAATTTTCCCAGCCTCACCCAAAAACCTTGCGTGCTCAGTTCGCCGACCCGCACCAGACCGACCCGTAGGCGCAACTTGAAGGCTTCGCGGGCCAGTTTTTGCGCCGCCCGCAGGGCCGGCAGAATCTGTTCGCGCAGCGTCCCCGGCACGGCGAAGGTGGCGCCGTCGCCGCCGAAGACATACGGCAATTCAAGCGAGCGGTCGACGTTGACCACGGCCGCAATGCACGCCACGCCAACCGTGTTGACATCCTTGTAGGCGCCGGCTTCGATCGCCCGCGTCGAGTCGGCGACATCGGCGATCACGATCCACCAGTCGGGTGGAAGGTCGGCCTGCAGACGGCCCTGCGCGGCCTCGGCAAAGGAGGTCTGGGCCGGCAGCAGACGGTAAAAATCGGCGTTATCGGCGGCATTACCGGCAGCGATACCGGCGACGGTGCTGGGCATGGTGAGGATGCGGAATCGGTTGGTGGAACGGGCCGGCGTCGCCATCGCGGGCGCAAATACCGGAATGATTTGCTCAGGCTTGGTCTTGCCTTGCCTGCTTTGCTTTACACTGTCATTCGAGACTACCCCGGATTGACCGCTGATGCCAAGCGCATTGACTATTTTCTTGATTGCAGCATTGCTGTGTGTGGCGATGCTGCTGATGCTGCGTTACTTCATGCGCAGCGGCATTGCCGGCATCCGTGAGTGGGCGCTTGCTAACTTGCTGGCCTGTATCGCTTTCATCCTGTATGCGTTCGGCCGCGAACTGCCGCCACTGCTTGCCTACGAGGTTGCCAACGGTGTGTATGCGGCGGCGGCTGCCGTCATGCTGGTCGGCTTCCGGCGCTTTTTCGCGCGCCCGCCCCGCAAGGCGCTGCTGGCCGGCGCCGTACTGGCGCTGACCGTGGCTGCCGCCTTCTTCCATTATGTCCATGATTCCTTTGACGGGCGCTCGATCGTGGTGTCGCTGTTCCAGGTAGGCATCGCCGTCGCCATTGCCGCAACTGTGCTGCGGGCAATCAGGGTCAAGCGGCGCTCGCGCTATCCGTACCACTACACCTTTGTCATGGCGCTGGTGGTGGCCGGTGGCCACTTGCTGCGCGTGGCGGTGCATCTGGGCCAGTCAGGCGACATGACGTCGCTCCTGCAGCCGTCGCCGTGGAACCTGTTCTTCACCAGCGCCGGCACCATGGCGCTGCCGGCGTTGACGCTGGGCGCGGTGATGATGGTGCACGACGTCATGCTGGCCAAGGCGGAGCATGCGGCCAACCGCGACTTCCTGACCGGTGCCTGGTCGCGTCGCGCCTTCTTCGCCGTGGCCGATATCGAACTGACGCGGGCGCGACGCAGCCACCGCAGCTTGTCACTGCTGCTGTTCGATGTCGATCATTTCAAGTCGATCAACGACCGTCTTGGCCATGCCGCCGGCGACCGCGTGCTGGAGGATGCGGTGGCGCGCGCCGAGGCGGTGATCCGCAATGTCGATTACCTGGGGCGCATCGGCGGCGAAGAATTTGCGGTCTTGTTGCCGGAAACCGGCATGGAGGACGCGCTGGCGGTAGCCGAGCGCTTGCGCGCCAGCCTGCATGTGCCAGCCGAAGGCGTCACCGATTTTTCGGTCAGCATCGGCGTGGCGCTCCTGCGCGACGGCGACTCCTTCGCCGAATTGATGCAGCGTGCCGACGCCGCTCTGTACCAGGCCAAGCGGGGCGGACGCAACCGGGTCGAGCACGAGTCGGCCTGAGTCCGGGACGGCGCCGGCAACTGCCGCAAGTGGCGGCGGCCTCAGTTGTGCAGTGCCACTATGGCCGAGATGCGCGCCGCGGCCGCTTGCAGCGGCTCGAGAAATGCCTTGACCATCTGTTTGGCTGTCTTGCGCTGGGCATTGCCGCTGATATTGATGGCCGCAATGATCCTGCCCTGGCGGTTCCTGATTGGCGCCGACAGCGAAATCAAGCCCATTTCCAGTTCCTGGTCGACCACCGCCCAGCCCTGCTCGCGCACCACGGCAATCGCGCGGCGCAAGTCGTCGGGGGCGGTCAGCGTGCGCGGCGTGTGCGCGCGCAGGTCGGAATCGGCCAGCACGGCATCCAGTTCCGCCGCATTCAGCCCCGACAGCAGCACCCTGCCCATTGACGTGCAATACGCCGGCAGACGGCTGCCGATCGACAGGTTGATCGCCATGATCTTGTGGGTCGGCACCCGCACTACGTAGACGATTTCGGTGCGGTCAAGTACCGCGGCGGAGCTGCTTTCATGGACTTGCTCGACCAGTTCTTCCATGACTGGCCCTGCGCTGTTCCATAGCGGCATGGAGGTCAGGTAGGCGAAACCGAGGTCGAGGATCTTTGGCGTGAGGCGGAATAGCCGCCCTTCCGATACGACATAGCCGAGCGTCTGCAGGGTCAGCAGGATGCGGCGCGCGCCCGCGCGCGACAGGCCGGTGGCGGCGGCCACGTCAGACAGCGTTTGCACCGGGCGGCCGGCGTCGAATGAACGTATCACGGCCAGGCCGCGCGCGAACGAATGGACGTAAGAATCGCCAGGACGTTCCTGTTGGTCGTCCGCGGTCGCGGAAATGGCGGGGAAAACTTCGCTCATGGCCAGGGGTAGAGAGTCTCGTGCACAAAAGGGGGATGCCGGCGCGAAAATTGCGGGCAGTACGGGCGTCGGCGCTGCGGATTATACCAATCCGGGCTGGATTGCATGGCGATATTGATAATCATCATTCGCTTAAAAAGGGCAAAAAGCAGGTGCTTGGCTACAAATACATGCAAGAACGATGCCATTTATTTCATGTCCAAGGAAATATGACAGTCTCTTGACAGTCGATTTTTTCACGCCTAGAATCCGGGCAGCTGTTCGCTAATTGAACATTAGTTCGCTCTTAGAACAAATTATACCGCCC
This window harbors:
- a CDS encoding sensor domain-containing diguanylate cyclase — protein: MTIFLIAALLCVAMLLMLRYFMRSGIAGIREWALANLLACIAFILYAFGRELPPLLAYEVANGVYAAAAAVMLVGFRRFFARPPRKALLAGAVLALTVAAAFFHYVHDSFDGRSIVVSLFQVGIAVAIAATVLRAIRVKRRSRYPYHYTFVMALVVAGGHLLRVAVHLGQSGDMTSLLQPSPWNLFFTSAGTMALPALTLGAVMMVHDVMLAKAEHAANRDFLTGAWSRRAFFAVADIELTRARRSHRSLSLLLFDVDHFKSINDRLGHAAGDRVLEDAVARAEAVIRNVDYLGRIGGEEFAVLLPETGMEDALAVAERLRASLHVPAEGVTDFSVSIGVALLRDGDSFAELMQRADAALYQAKRGGRNRVEHESA
- a CDS encoding IclR family transcriptional regulator, giving the protein MSEVFPAISATADDQQERPGDSYVHSFARGLAVIRSFDAGRPVQTLSDVAAATGLSRAGARRILLTLQTLGYVVSEGRLFRLTPKILDLGFAYLTSMPLWNSAGPVMEELVEQVHESSSAAVLDRTEIVYVVRVPTHKIMAINLSIGSRLPAYCTSMGRVLLSGLNAAELDAVLADSDLRAHTPRTLTAPDDLRRAIAVVREQGWAVVDQELEMGLISLSAPIRNRQGRIIAAINISGNAQRKTAKQMVKAFLEPLQAAAARISAIVALHN
- a CDS encoding DUF3095 family protein, with the protein product MATPARSTNRFRILTMPSTVAGIAAGNAADNADFYRLLPAQTSFAEAAQGRLQADLPPDWWIVIADVADSTRAIEAGAYKDVNTVGVACIAAVVNVDRSLELPYVFGGDGATFAVPGTLREQILPALRAAQKLAREAFKLRLRVGLVRVGELSTQGFWVRLGKLRISPHVTQPVLSGRGWEEAERRVKAADASGALLVNEDDGPAEGSFEGFECRWQGVPSFNDHKLALLVAATAADAQTNLDTYGRVLQRIEAIYGDVAQYHPLRVDRLRLALRPRLLSHELQVRAQRRPPLQRLNYLARMVCGNLAGRLLFALGRDTKAVRWSRYRDELVQNSDFRKFDGMLRMVIDGSDAQAMQLEDWLEGEYRAGRLAYGTHKSRLALLTCIVQSYNGQHQHFVDGSDGGYALAARGLKQRLSRPAASPPG
- a CDS encoding alpha/beta fold hydrolase, with amino-acid sequence MARIAVNGIDIEYEVHGDGSALLFIHGLGSCKEDWEAQIAPFAQRHKVISFDLRGHGQSDKPAGPYSIAQFAADTAGLLRGLGIDAAHVVGISLGGAVAFQLALDQPALVKTLTIVNSGPDATVRTLKEKFAVWMRNYIVRRKGMARLAGLIGPHLFPKPENRAERERFIERTSRNDPQVYLHAFGALIGWSVAERIGAIACPLLAIAADRDYTPLAMKKAYVAKIAGARLEVITDARHALPMEKPAQFNAVLGRFLGAGA